Proteins encoded together in one Macadamia integrifolia cultivar HAES 741 chromosome 8, SCU_Mint_v3, whole genome shotgun sequence window:
- the LOC122086762 gene encoding uncharacterized protein LOC122086762: MESWSIRGCTIMSDMWTDIKERIFINIIGYSPKGDVFLNSFECSDVSKTGLFLRDILELVIERVGSEKVVQLISDNTSNYRVAISLIMEKYPHIQRIKCAAHGVQLLLKDIDAEIPWVKEVFEKAKLIVTFMYKHETVLALMRETTNNRELKKPCKTRFASNFLMLKSILEVEDLLRVMVASAEWRANRHCNSEMVLRLVDGDGATSPFLYEAMQRARNTIIDRCNRDSSNYKMILQLFDSRKNENILNHVHVAAAFLNPLLMCEGKISYYNDDVGEAMVHIVRTMIFPHDKKQFVMELKKYYEKDEKLSNDISKEMIDSHPHK; encoded by the exons ATGGAGTCATGGTCTATTAGAGGATGCACCATTATGTCTGACATGTGGACTGATATTAAGGAACGTATATTCATTAATATTATTGGATACTCACCTAAAGGGGAcgtttttctcaattcttttGAGTGTTCTGATGTTTCTAAGACTGGATTATTTCTTAGAGATATACTTGAGCTTGTAATAGAAAGGGTTGGGTCAGAGAAAGTTGTTCAACTGATTTCAGATAATACTTCCAATTATAGAGTGGCAATTTCTTTGATAATGGAGAAGTATCCCCATATTCAGAGGATAAAGTGTGCTGCCCATGGAGTGCAGTTACTATTAAAGGACATTGACGCAGAAATCCCATGGGTAAAGGAAGTATTTGAAAAAGCAAAGTTGATTGTGACATTTATGTACAAGCATGAAACAGTTTTAGCTTTAATGAGGGAAACCACAAATAACAGAGAGTTGAAAAAACCTTGCAAGACTAGATTTGCTTCTAACTTTTTGATGCTTAAATCTATTCTTGAGGTTGAGGATTTGTTAAGAGTGATGGTGGCATCAGCAGAATGGAGGGCCAATAGGCATTGCAATTCTGAAATGG TTCTTCGTTTGGTTGATGGTGATGGAGCTACTAGTCCATTTTTATATGAGGCTATGCAAAGGGCAAGGAACACTATCATAGATCGTTGTAATAGAGACTCATCAAACTATAAGATGATATTGCAGTTGTTTGATAgtagaaaaaatgaaaacatattAAACCATGTGCATGTAGCTGCTGCTTTTCTCAATCCTTTGTTAATGTGTGAGGGAAAAATTTCATACTACAATGATGACGTCGGGGAGGCAATGGTTCATATTGTAAGAACAATGATTTTTCCACATGATAAGAAGCAATTTGTGATGGAATTGAAAAAGTATtatgagaaagatgaaaagCTATCTAATGATATTTCAAAAGAAATGATTGATTCTCATCCACATAAGTAA
- the LOC122085503 gene encoding uncharacterized protein LOC122085503 — protein MHGSSIPLLQKVAIRILSQPCSSSSCERNWSVFEAVQTKKRNRLTPDMLEDLVYIRMNSLLKIKSKDIEKFSKESINLDKLVDIQIDEDVEVEDEEGARREYDQTLHDRELGIGSALDSDYMNTPIYSGTLNQLRNIIHTPFTHDSETQAPFDMNN, from the exons ATGCATGGAAGTT ctATTCCTTTACTTCAAAAGGTTGCTATTCGCATTTTAAGTCAACCTTGTAGTTCATCATCatgtgagagaaattggagtgtttttgaagCAGTGCagaccaagaaaagaaatagactcACTCCTGACATGTTGGAAGATTTGGTTTATATAAGGATGAATTCTCTTCtgaaaatcaagtcaaaagacaTTGAGAAGTTTAGTAAAGAGTCAATTAATTTAGATAAACTTGTTGATATTCAAatagatgaagatgttgaagttgaagatgaagagGGTGCACGAAGGGAATATGATCAGACATTGCATGATAGAGAACTTGGGATTGGATCTGCGCTGGATTCTGATTATATGAACACTCCAATTTATAGTGGCACTCTAAATCAGCTGCGTAATATCATTCATACTCCATTCACACATGATTCAGAAACACAAGCACCATTTGATATGAACAACtga